TTATGTTATCACAATTGCTTCTGGACTATGCCATCTCAGTCAAGTGACGAACAAACAGAGATAGGAGGAGGGATCGAAGGCTAAAGGGCAACAAAGGGAGAAAGATacatagatacagttgaagttggaagtttacatacacttaggttggagtcattaaaactcgtttttcaaccactaactttggcaagtcggttaggacatctactttgtgcatgacacaagtcattattccaacaattgtttacagacagattatttcaatagcaattcactgtatcccaattccattgggtcagaagtttacatacactaagttgactgtgcctttaaacagcttggaaaattccagaaaatgatgtcatggatttagaagctaccgataggctaatttacatcatttgagtcaattggaggtgtacctgtggatgtatttcaaggcctaccttcaaactcagtgcctctttgcttgacatcatgggaaaatctaaagaaatctgccaagacctcagaaaaaattgtagacctccacaagtctggttcatccttgggagcaatttccaaacgcctgaaggtacaaacaatattacgcaagtataaacaccatgggaccacgcagccgtaataccgctcaggaaggagacgcgttctgtctcctagagatgaacgtactttggtgcgaaaactgcaaatcaatcccagaacaacagcaaaagaccttgtgaagatgctggaggaaacaacaaAAGtacgtacaaaagtatctatatccacagtaaaacgagtcctatatcgacataacctgaaaggccgctcagcaaggaagaagccactgctccaacaccgccataaaaaaagccagactacggtttgcacatgcacatggggacaaagatcgtactttttggagaaatgtcctctggtctaatgaaacaaaaatagaactgtttggccaaaatgaccatcgttatgtttggaggaaaaagggggaggcttgcaagccaaagaacaccatcccaaccgtaaagcacgggggtggcagtatcatgttgtgtaggtgctttgctgcaggagggactggtgcacttcacaaaatagatggcatcatgaggtaggaaaattatgtggatatattgaagcaacatctcaaaagcttggtcgcaaatgggtcttccaaatggacaatgaccccaagcatacttccaaagttgtggcaaaatggcttaaggacaacaaagtcaaggtattggagtggccatcacaaagccctgacctcatccttagaaaatgtgtgggcagaactgaaaaagcgtgtgcgagcaaggaggcctgcaatcctgactcagttacaccagctctgtcaggaggaatgggccaaaattcacccaacttattgtgggaagcttgtggaaggctacccgaaacgtttgacccaagttaaacaatttaaaggcaatgctaccaaatactaattgagtgtatgtaaacttgtgacccactgggaatgtgatgaaataaataaaagctgaaataaatcattctctctacttttattctggaatttcacattcttaaaataaagtggtgatcctaactgacctaagacagtgaatttttactaggattaaatgtcaggaattgtgaaaaactgagtttaaatgtatttggctaaggtgtatgtaaacttacgacttcaactgtacatacatagagaaaggagaaaagggggagatcgagggggaaggggggggagagaaccagagagagagaaggtgcgtgagaaagagcaagagagcacCAGAAATAGAGATTGGTTTCAGAGTGTGTGGTGCACCAAGGGGGACAGAGAGCCTATAGGTCTATAGGTTCATTTGCATAACtgagtggaattaaattggcacGTGTGTATTTTCATTAGTTTGTCATGCATCTTAATTATCACACGGGCACCGCGCGCATTAAAAAGCCTAGTTTGagcggaatatcacctgtcagacgcAGAGAGCTGCAGGGCCGGGTTGGATAAAACAGTCAGTCGCAAACAACATTTTAAGGCGAATTTCCCCCTTAAATTAAGTGAAAATGTTCAAATTGAGGGCCCGGTTGCATAAAACATCTTAAGGGTTTACCTTAAGGAATAATTGTCCCTTACCTAAGGGAATTATTTAAGGACGTTGCATAGAGCCCCACAAATAATTCCTTAGGTAAGGGCAAACAACAATGCTTAATCCACACCAGGAGAAATGTCTATTTTTGGGTGCAGTTACCCTTTTATTCAAGTGTTTTTGGTTTGCAAAACAAATATCTGCTGGatggatgaaaataatcatgacaTCATTCTGTCAGGTAAGCATAGGCTAATTTTTAGCTAGCATTTCACTGAGAAGGCTTTTGAGAAACATTTCCATCTACACACAGACATTCCCattgcctcttcagaaagttgcaggaaatgcaaatcactgatgcattctgttcatgtcttatgttaaacttgggcaaattaataattgttcaatacatttagttgattccctactaaaggtaaatacattttagaatattgttGAAATCGTTTTAATATCTGGATTACGTGAGGGACCTAATTATGATATCTGGACAGGATGAGGCTCTCCACTACCTATCGTTCCTGTAGTGATGATTCACCATCTTCATCTAATCTTTTCATAATTTATCTGCAGATAATCGCCAAAAAGTAGCCTATGCAAATTAGGGAGCCAAACGAACGGCTCTCTCATCGATGCGATTTGGTAGGCTGACGAGACGAGTCAGTCACTCACTTTACAGTCACTGTCTGGCAAGCCCCAAAATCCTAGGAAAGGAAGCCTAGGAAATATGAATGTACCAGAAAACAATAATTATGCTAAGTCGTGGATTTCGACTCATCGTCACCACTTACATTACATGGGAGGTGTAAATTCACGAGGAtcatgctctctccctcctccgtgTAAAGAAATTTGACTGCAACCAACCATAGCGCACACAAATTGTACAGGGGAAgcggggacagacagcagactgccTTTCCCTGTCACCGCTCTCTTTGTGACTGACAGGTGCCTATCCTATCACTAGATCACTAGAAGATGCATATCGTTCATTCTAGCGAGAGAGGGCTTGACGGACTAGCAAAATGAAAGTAGCCTACTTAGTCTGTTGTTTGTATGAACGCATAGTATTTTGCATTGGTCACATCATTTTTACTGTTTGGAACAAATGTAAGGGTTTGTTAAGCGGTTAATGAGGGTCAGTTAGTCGGCAGCAAAATTGACAGGAATGTGGATCCCTaatagagaaagatagagagacacagagagacacagagggacacagagggacacagagagacggaTGCATCTGTTCCTAACCATCTTGGCCTCCGAGTGTGTGGTGTACCCCGAGGGGGAGTTGGAGCCGCTGCTGCCACCTCCCAGAGGAGGACCAGGGATGCCGGGAATGTTGGGCACCATGTGCATGGGCCGGGCCAGCTAGAGacaggatgcacacacacacacacacattttaacaACCAAGGTTGGGGCTCATGCTGGCAAAGTGAGACACTACTCAATGTCAGTGTTTCAAAGTGCTTCATGTATTCTTCCATGTGAATTCATACTCATTATAGACAACTAGTGCAAACGTATAATTGAATTATTATGTGATCAAACTAGGCTCCCTGACTGATATGTTATTACTCTGCtagtaatgtaataataattataataaatgCCGGTCATGCGAACCCACTATACTGGCGATGCAagcgtcatgctctaccaactgagctacgggggACCAGCTTCCAGGTAATGGTCAGCTTCCACTTGAATCAGAATTGGCAACAATCGCCGGTCCCAAACCAGAGAAGGACAGAGCGATGAAGGCAGGTTACTTACAGATATGACAGAGGGTATCTGCATGGGTCCAGGGAGGAGCCCGTTGGGAAGGTGCATCATCATGGGGTAGTGGCCTgtgggagagctagaagagagaggtagagggttaTTGCTGGGGGGAAAAATCTATTTGGAAATCTCCATcttgccctctgataggctaTGTGGAATTCACACCCTATAGGATACACTTATCCAATCCTTTCAGTTCTACAGGGGGGGTAGGGATTGTAAAAAAGGGTTGAAGTGGGATTCAGCATATAACAGCCATCTTTAACTGGATCTCCAGGCCCCACGGAGGACTAGCTTGGTTCCAGAACTGCTTATGCCATCttcagatctggaaccaggcttgTGACGAGAGGACCAGTCACTCACCCCAATACGGAGCGGTTGGATGGTGGGGTGGGTGTGATGACAGAGGTGGGTGAAGGCATGGTGGGCTGCAGGGCGTCGAAGCCCAGGTGGAGGGGCAGAGAGCCTGGTCTGGGCCGCACCGGGAGGGCGCCAGGCCTCACGATTGTGGGGGTGGGGGCCGAACTCAGCGCTGGCCTCGGGGGAGTGTCctgaggagaagacaggagagatgcCTAGTTCAACACCGGGTGATGAGTATAAGGTCCGCATGAGGTCAATAATGACTCGTTTCCAATGCATTCTGGATTGTTCCTTGATAGCACATAGACATAGTAAAGGAGGAGTACAGCAGGCATGTTGTTCCTCTATCCTGTCATCCATTCGACCCCCATTAACAAACAAACAGTGCCCATCCTGGTCTCTCATACCTACTTACTACCTGTTCCTCTGGCCCTCCCCTGTCCCCTACCTTTGGGTGCGACTGAAGGAATGTGACTGGCATGCCAACCCAGAACTCTAATCCTAACCAATTAGGTCATTCAACATGGGTTTGCTGGTCAGTCATGTCCCCTTagttttgacccctacctttccTCTTCTCACCATGGTGTCCCTGCTACTGTCTGACATGCTGGAAAAGGAATCTGGACTTCCTGGTGGGGAGGAGTCAACCTCAACAAGGTTCTCCTCCTTCACCTTCACGGCTTCTGCTGAAGGCGTCTGCAGGCTCATGTCCAGGGCCACCTCCCTGTTCGGGGCagggagctggaggagagagggagggagactgtgAGACACTACAAAGCAAAGGAGAAGATCCAGGACTCCAATCCCATTCCAGCCCATTGCTCATGTGACTGACTGGGTTCCGATCCTGGTCTTCTGAGCGTAACAAGACTATTAGTCCACTGACCTAAAGCCTAGAGCTTacgcaagtcttcaggtctcagataGAGTAACGCATTAGGCAAACGTGGTCCATGGAACCACCTGGGTTCTACTCACAGGGTTCTTGGCCCGCTTGTCGTCATCCTCCTGGGCCTTCCTGAACTCCTCAGCGAAGGAGCTAGCCAGCTCGTTGAACAGCCCCACCTCCTCACAGTTCTTCAGGAAGCGAGTGGGAGTAGGGGTCTGGTCTGGAACAGGAGGaagagaaacacagagaaacGTCTATTTTAGAAAATCTCTCACCTTTTTTTCCATAGTTACCGTGTAAAAAAAACAGCCAATGGATGGATGTTTTACTCTGAAAAACTTTGGCGTGGGgatttaaagctagaatccttagttgctacatacatttttggacttataaattaattatatatacacacccatTGATTATTGAATAATATAACTTTGAAACGGCTCATGAGCTTATATCAACTaccataccccatcagaacccaaaatataaacttgAGGGCATTTGATTATCTGGCCCGGGTTACCCCAGTGGAAGGAGTTTGCACTGGGTGAAAAGTGACTGCATTAGTTTTGGAaccgggctgcctcccgtgtgTGGCATgaggattctgtgttttcacatgcaaaagtaattgcatttgattaaaaaaaaactctatctgccttcccaatgaaaacaAGTTTGAACATTTGAACATATATTTTAGTCTCAAAAACCCGACCCGAGGCAAGTGTCTAGGTTTCGGTTTCAATGATGGACTCTTGGCATAGAGGAACGCCATCTCTGCCTACGTCACTACTTTATCTGCTTGATTACAATATCCGCTTCAATAAAATAGTAGCTAGCAAGATGGAGATCACAGAGGTTCTTTTTTATGAGTGTATTTCACAAGGGGCTAGTTTGCATCAACTACCACTACAAAGGTTATGCCTGCAAACTTGGGTTTTGAATTGTGGAGTTCTGGCATATCTGCCTCGTGATTCATTGGGAGACTCCCCAGAATGTGTTTTTTCCACCTTTATCGACGTAGGCAGTGACGTAGTTTGTCTATGCCAAAAGAGTCCATCAGTGTTGACTAGGGTGGGGTTCTCGAGACTATATCtttttttagaaaaaggctgcatGTTTCTGGATGTTGCACCacgctgccttgttgacagcctGACAGTGCGGTGCAGATTTGAGAAGGGCGCTCCTCCCTCACCACTTTCGACCTTTCACATCACGGACCATACACCGGTGCACCACGGCTCAGGATAACAGAACTCCctccttgttttactccaatgtttgtaaacaatagttaaaactatcattttgatatcatggaaggTCATTTATTGCTTCCCTAGCTCTATCAATTTGACAAAgactacatttctccaggcccttCCCTCAGCTTTTTTCCCCCAAAACAAAGGCAGTAACACTTTGTTATTCTTCAACTAAGGATTGTAGCTTCAAAGATAATCAAAATAATACAATATTCAACTAAAGGTCTTCAGGGAAATAAAACAAGACAGGTGGTGACAGAGATGCTATTTCTGACTAAAATGTTTTGGTGATCACAACGAGTGACATTTTGGGTACACACCAACAACTGACAAGAGTACCAAAGTAAAGAGGCGACAGTACAAACAGTAGAGTAATAAAGTTGAATAGACCAGACTCACTAGGAGAACCAGTACCTTGGATAATGACAGAGTCAGTCCTGGCAGGGGCAAACTTCAGACTCATctcatgtttgtgtttgtgtacagCCAGGTGGTCCTCGTTGGTAAAcctctagagggagggagagagagtttatgaagctgattaaacgcacgcgcacacacacacacacaactagaggTCTCCTCGGATCCCGAAATGAGATCCGAACCGGATCCCGAAATGAGATCCGAACCGGATCCACGAAATTCCCACCCGACCCCGACAGGATCCGGTCATTTTCTTTGAAAATAAATATTCGATCCGATTCAGATCCGAGGTGGACCAGATGTGACTCGAAATATGTCAGAATTGTGAGAGAATCTAATCCAAATTGGATCGGGTCTGCATTCAATCCAAATTgattcaaaacatttttttattttttttatttagcttTTACATATGGAGACCAGCAAATAATTCACTTTAGTCTGTGACCTACTGTAATATTCTGTATTCTTATACTGTTCAACATTAAAATCTAGTCTATTTAACTGTTTTGATCATCATTGATTTAGACTAAAAAAGGTAGGCTATAGCCTGTTTGACCAGCAAGCTTCAAATTAAAAATATATGTTAAATAGTCTACGGAAGGATGGAGTCTGCTGCATTCATTTGCAACAATTGGGGATTTAAAGCGAACATGCAGGCCTACCGCCCGGAGAGTTAAttcaaatgtaatcattgaagAGAGAAGACCTGATACCGTGCCTTACGCGATGAATCAAATCGGGAGCCTTTCAACATAAGACGACAATATTTTCTACAATATCAGTCTACCACACGAAAACAACATGAGCAGATTAACTTGGTCAACAATGTTGTTTATTAAAGACGATCAGAAAGAACGTGTCGGTAACTCTGCATTAAAGTATATAACTTGTTTATTTTGAACGAAGCCACGAAACTAGCGTTTGAGTGCGTCCCAGCTTTATGCCTACAAATAGCCTATCACTCGAGTCATTCAACATTACTTACttatattttttaattaaaatagCAAAATAGCCTACTAAATAGGCCAAGCCTAAACAAATAAATTACATAAACTAGTAAATTGACTAAATAAAATGTAATAGCTAAGGTCTTTAAAATATGGGCAACCCTTTCCCCTCCTTACATACAACGTGCATAAAATGAGGCCCATACAACACAATTTGGCTGTTGGTTTTTCATCCTTGGCCTGTAGGCTACTCTCTTTCATTCCGTTTCTTCTTCACGTCAGCAAAGAAGGACTCCATGTCTCAGAAAGTCACTTCATATAACCTATAGGCTATCCCCGATTTCCGCTGCGTCGTCCCCCTCACCGAAAAGTAGGCTATTTTACCATGCGTCACGTGTAGTGCGCACTAGTTCGTTTTCATAATCTGAGGGTTAACTACAAAATGTTTTCATCTGACCTGGTCGGATCCCGGGTAATCGGGTTGGGGTAGATCCGtgaacacacacaaagagagaaagcgaaagagcgagagagagaggtgataatCTATTAGGCCTGATGCTCAGTCAGTTAGGTGCCAGAAACCACCTCAATATCAGAAGTCAAGTCACAGAATCATATACATTTGACTTGCTATCTTTTGGAACACATTCATACGGTATCACGTTGGGTTGCACCACAAAGAATATCTGTGATGTACAATACACTCTGGTTTTTGTACCACAGCCCTTTCAAACTAGACAACATGTCTTGGAAAAGCCATGGCTGACTACCGCTATATGCCACAAAATGCTGCTGACACTGAAAACACATCGACTCAACAGCTTTCTCAGCAGGGAAGTAGAATGCTAGGCCTGCTTGCTGGCTTACTGTacataatttgttcttaactgacttgcctagtaaaataaaaaaaaggtacAAAAATGTATCTAGCATCTGCTGTGCACTTGTTCTACTACTGCATTTGTAAGACTTATGGTCCACTAAACAAGTAGCCTAGTGCACAAGTATGTGTTTATTCAAGGTATGTGTTCTTCTCTAGTTCCAGCCCATCTGCAAAAGACAGGACACACATGTGCCAGTCAGGCAGGCACACCAAGGTCCTACAATAGTCTTCCTCGGTCAGTCTTTCTGTATTTGTTCTCTTCCCTTTTGGAgttgctttggtttagttttagTTTACAGAACTagattgtgttcattaggcaccaaaaggAAGGAAACGCGCTGAAACCGGGACGGACTACGTGTCACTATGTCCAATAAGAAAAACAATTTAGTTTGCTGTTACAAAGCTTTTTGATACATTTTACCCTGATGAATGCGACCGTGGAGGTGAATCAGGAGGGGATGCAGTAGGTGGAATTTTAATCATCATGGCTTTAGGCTTGAGGCCCAAATGTTACCCTATTTCCTATTTAATGCACGACTTTGACCACGGCCCAAAGGCTCTGGTCGAaagtggtgcactacatagggaatagggtgctacttGTGACACAGACTTTAGTTTCTCCGCCGTCTTCTTctgaaatgaaggctatttccgGCTGCGTGAGTGTCACAGTAACAAGTTCAgttgtgagagaggggagagagacggagagacggagagagagagagagagagagagagagagagagagagagagagagagagagagagagagagagagagagagagccaagtgGAAACACTGTCAAGTGTCAGGAGCATATTTTTAGCCAGTAACAGCTAGCGGCAGCGTCACCAATACACTCATACGTCTCACAGACTGACAGTATCTTTCCTGTGACCAAGACAACTGGGTAGGGCTGGGGGGGAACCATCTAAAATTAGTCTCTCTGACCTGTACGTACGTAGGAGATACTGGAAGTAAGGATTATCATATCTAACAATAAATAGCAAACAGGTCAAAATGGAGACCCTGTCGCTGTAAACTCAAACTGTACAGAAGGATTCTGGGAAAGGCCAGACTTACACCAGGACAGGTTTCCCCGTATGAATATGCTATGTGCCATAGCAAGACAAGGTCTGGACATGACCTGAATAAAATCATACTTCTGATCTGTTCGGACTgaataacacaccacacacacacgcaaaaggGCAGCCAAGTGTTTGAGTGTGAAGGTGTCAAAACACACCCAAGGAGCATCAACACACTATGCTATGATGATTCACAACATGTTGACACACACATTAGGGTTGGGTGATGTCAATCTTCATCCTATCGTGATTATGTAGCCATAAAAACCCACATTGTGATATACGAGGGTATTGccccctattggccaaccccaTATTATTTTTACTCAGCTAAAATTACAGTTGGGCTATAGCGTGAAATCGAATGCTTCAACAGGACAAATCATGACGAAAGATAATGTTGAAAGCCCGGGTAGAGACTAAGTGCAGGCAAATCTTTTCGAATATTTATTTCTGGTGGAGGAGCTTCAGCatagaacaggtgtgtgtgtgtgtgtgtgtgtgtgtgtgtgtgtgtgtgtgtgtgtggtgcacatGATGGAGCGGTGACTGTCTGATGAGGAACGGTCTTACCATAGTGAGTAAGGGAGCACTCTAGGTTATTCAGAACTGGAAAATAAATTGCTTAATTAGCCCCATaaaataatacataaataatctCACTCATAAAGCTTTGATTGAGAATAGCCTATGCCTGGGCTATTAGACTTTCATTCTTGCGATTTTTGAAAGCAGCAACTTTAGGACAACACCAGGCTAGAATATTTGGCAACTAAGTGACTGTGACTAACTTGTCC
The DNA window shown above is from Salmo salar chromosome ssa13, Ssal_v3.1, whole genome shotgun sequence and carries:
- the atf7a gene encoding cyclic AMP-dependent transcription factor ATF-7 isoform X1, giving the protein MGDDRPFVCNAPGCGQRFTNEDHLAVHKHKHEMSLKFAPARTDSVIIQDQTPTPTRFLKNCEEVGLFNELASSFAEEFRKAQEDDDKRAKNPLPAPNREVALDMSLQTPSAEAVKVKEENLVEVDSSPPGSPDSFSSMSDSSRDTMVRRGKDTPPRPALSSAPTPTIVRPGALPVRPRPGSLPLHLGFDALQPTMPSPTSVITPTPPSNRSVLGSPTGHYPMMMHLPNGLLPGPMQIPSVISLARPMHMVPNIPGIPGPPLGGGSSGSNSPSGYTTHSEAKMRLKAALAQQSSGGHGMGGMAGSPMHPQRMEQSQLLVQHPDAPSPAQPQVSPAQPTGGRRRRAAEDDPDDRRQRFLERNRAAASRCRQKRKVWVNSLEKKAEELVSMNVSLANEVSLLRNEVAHLKQLLLAHKDCPVTTLQKKIAYMGEDSPMRDMSEPTGSPAPVIQHSSLPSPSPSSGPNGMGARAAAEAMAMSVLAGMGQHQQRRGERDGGRDGRDGGRDGRDAPSSHVIMATQSHHSAR
- the atf7a gene encoding cyclic AMP-dependent transcription factor ATF-7 isoform X2, which codes for MGDDRPFVCNAPGCGQRFTNEDHLAVHKHKHEMSLKFAPARTDSVIIQDQTPTPTRFLKNCEEVGLFNELASSFAEEFRKAQEDDDKRAKNPLPAPNREVALDMSLQTPSAEAVKVKEENLVEVDSSPPGSPDSFSSMSDSSRDTMDTPPRPALSSAPTPTIVRPGALPVRPRPGSLPLHLGFDALQPTMPSPTSVITPTPPSNRSVLGSPTGHYPMMMHLPNGLLPGPMQIPSVISLARPMHMVPNIPGIPGPPLGGGSSGSNSPSGYTTHSEAKMRLKAALAQQSSGGHGMGGMAGSPMHPQRMEQSQLLVQHPDAPSPAQPQVSPAQPTGGRRRRAAEDDPDDRRQRFLERNRAAASRCRQKRKVWVNSLEKKAEELVSMNVSLANEVSLLRNEVAHLKQLLLAHKDCPVTTLQKKIAYMGEDSPMRDMSEPTGSPAPVIQHSSLPSPSPSSGPNGMGARAAAEAMAMSVLAGMGQHQQRRGERDGGRDGRDGGRDGRDAPSSHVIMATQSHHSAR